From the Hymenobacter yonginensis genome, one window contains:
- a CDS encoding tetratricopeptide repeat protein, whose translation MNPDDLFARLREATAPTEIEALQNGIWQHWLTTHDHRLDKHLEVGMRAMAAGDYTLAIAEFDVLVQARPAYAEGWNKRATAHYLRGEYRASIRDVQQTLRLEPRHFGALAGWATMRRMLGDTAGALRLLRRLEKICPHQPGLQAQLRDLLEQLDNPES comes from the coding sequence ATGAACCCCGACGACCTGTTTGCGCGGCTGCGCGAGGCCACCGCCCCCACGGAGATTGAGGCGCTGCAGAACGGCATCTGGCAGCACTGGCTCACCACCCACGACCACCGCCTCGACAAGCACCTGGAGGTGGGCATGCGCGCCATGGCCGCCGGCGACTACACCCTGGCCATTGCCGAGTTCGACGTGCTGGTGCAGGCGCGGCCCGCCTACGCTGAGGGCTGGAACAAGCGTGCGACGGCCCATTACCTGCGCGGCGAGTACCGCGCCTCCATCCGCGACGTGCAGCAAACCCTGCGGCTGGAACCCCGCCATTTCGGGGCTTTGGCGGGCTGGGCCACTATGCGCCGTATGCTTGGCGACACGGCTGGGGCCCTGCGGCTGCTGCGCCGCCTGGAGAAGATCTGCCCGCACCAGCCGGGCCTGCAGGCGCAGCTCCGCGACCTGCTCGAACAGCTTGATAATCCGGAGAGCTGA
- the metF gene encoding methylenetetrahydrofolate reductase [NAD(P)H] — protein sequence MKVTEHLTRANGKTLFSFEVLPPKKGENIKNLFSNIEPLMEFKPPFIDVTYHREEYVYRQHPNGLLEKKTVRKRPGTVGICAAIKNRFDVDTVPHLICGGFSKEETENALIDLHFLGIDNVLALRGDPIKSEGSFKPDPDGHAYACDLIGQVSDLNKGAYLDEKQDDTWATDFCIGTAGYPEKHFESPNYGADLRYLKHKVDRGADYIVTQMFFDNEQFFAFEKRCREAGITVPIIPGLKPLTTKSQLTMLPRAFYLNIPEELADAVHLAPDNTAAREIGIEWCINQSRELMAHGVPCLHYYSMGKSESIRQVAAALF from the coding sequence ATGAAAGTAACCGAACACCTGACCCGCGCCAACGGCAAAACGCTGTTTTCCTTCGAGGTCCTGCCCCCCAAAAAGGGCGAGAACATCAAGAACCTGTTCTCCAACATCGAGCCCCTGATGGAGTTCAAGCCGCCGTTTATTGACGTGACCTACCACCGCGAGGAGTACGTGTACCGCCAGCACCCCAACGGCCTGCTGGAAAAGAAAACCGTGCGCAAGCGGCCCGGCACCGTGGGCATCTGCGCGGCCATCAAAAACCGCTTCGACGTGGACACCGTGCCCCACCTTATTTGTGGTGGCTTCTCGAAGGAGGAAACCGAAAACGCCCTCATCGACCTGCACTTTCTGGGCATCGACAACGTGCTGGCGCTGCGCGGCGACCCTATTAAATCGGAAGGCAGCTTCAAGCCCGACCCCGACGGCCACGCCTACGCCTGCGACCTGATTGGGCAGGTGTCGGACCTGAACAAGGGTGCTTATCTGGATGAAAAGCAGGACGATACCTGGGCTACGGACTTCTGCATCGGCACGGCTGGCTATCCTGAGAAGCACTTCGAGTCGCCGAACTACGGGGCCGATTTGCGCTACCTCAAGCACAAGGTGGACCGCGGCGCCGACTACATCGTGACGCAGATGTTTTTCGACAACGAGCAGTTTTTTGCCTTCGAGAAGCGCTGCCGCGAGGCCGGCATTACGGTGCCCATCATCCCCGGCCTCAAGCCGCTCACCACCAAAAGCCAGCTCACGATGCTGCCCCGGGCCTTCTACCTCAACATTCCGGAAGAGCTGGCCGATGCCGTGCATCTGGCCCCCGACAACACGGCGGCCCGCGAAATCGGCATTGAGTGGTGCATCAACCAGAGCCGCGAGCTGATGGCCCACGGCGTGCCCTGCCTGCACTACTACAGCATGGGCAAGTCGGAGAGTATCCGGCAGGTGGCGGCGGCGCTGTTTTAA